One Sodalinema gerasimenkoae IPPAS B-353 DNA segment encodes these proteins:
- a CDS encoding CsbD family protein codes for MSFRQANKFFVIVISTLMLVATVVFNFGTTRAWAATLPGPLASQPQLASMNRAEAITKNLEGKAQEALGNVTGDPKDQMMGKAKQAESQMRNAAEDMKNETQLSDRAKAVAKNVEGKIQETAGNVTGSSKDQMMGRLKQTDGSNQNMIENVKDSIGDFFN; via the coding sequence ATGTCATTTCGACAAGCCAATAAATTTTTCGTGATTGTGATTTCAACCCTGATGCTGGTTGCAACGGTTGTGTTTAACTTTGGTACGACCCGTGCCTGGGCGGCAACCTTGCCAGGACCCTTGGCAAGCCAACCCCAGCTTGCGAGCATGAATCGAGCTGAGGCGATCACAAAGAATCTAGAAGGTAAGGCCCAAGAAGCCCTTGGCAATGTGACTGGCGATCCTAAGGATCAAATGATGGGCAAGGCTAAACAAGCTGAAAGCCAGATGCGTAATGCGGCTGAGGACATGAAAAATGAGACGCAGCTCAGTGACCGAGCTAAAGCAGTAGCGAAGAATGTTGAAGGCAAAATCCAGGAAACTGCTGGCAATGTGACGGGCAGCAGCAAGGACCAAATGATGGGCAGACTTAAGCAGACTGATGGCAGTAATCAAAACATGATCGAAAATGTCAAAGATAGCATTGGTGATTTCTTCAACTAA
- the rph gene encoding ribonuclease PH, which yields MPWQRPDGRAHDSLRPIQFDLDFTDFATSSVLAHSGNTRVLCTVTVEPGVPRFLKDTGQGWLTAEYRMLPSATPERQRRELLKLSGRTQEIQRLIGRSLRAAVDLKALGERTLLIDADVLQADAGTRTAAITGSWVALAQALDRLVQAGELDQSPLTHAIAAVSVGLIEGQPLLDLKYEEDVAADVDLNVVMTEQLQVIEIQGTAESGSFSRSQLNSLLDLAEQGIEQLLQAQKETLSS from the coding sequence ATGCCCTGGCAACGTCCCGATGGTCGCGCCCATGATAGCTTGCGCCCAATTCAGTTTGACCTCGACTTTACCGATTTCGCGACCAGTTCGGTTCTCGCCCATTCTGGCAATACCCGAGTTCTCTGCACGGTGACTGTAGAACCGGGAGTGCCTCGCTTCCTCAAGGATACGGGCCAGGGCTGGCTGACGGCTGAATATCGGATGCTGCCGAGTGCCACACCTGAACGGCAACGGCGGGAACTGCTGAAACTCTCCGGGCGAACCCAGGAAATTCAACGATTGATTGGTCGCAGTTTACGAGCGGCGGTAGATCTCAAGGCCTTGGGAGAACGAACTCTGCTGATTGATGCCGACGTCTTACAAGCCGATGCGGGAACTCGCACGGCGGCAATCACGGGGTCCTGGGTGGCCCTGGCCCAAGCCCTCGATCGCCTGGTACAAGCCGGAGAGTTAGACCAGTCTCCTCTGACTCATGCGATCGCCGCTGTTTCCGTAGGACTGATTGAAGGACAACCGCTTCTGGACCTAAAATATGAAGAGGATGTGGCGGCGGATGTGGATTTGAATGTGGTGATGACTGAGCAACTGCAAGTCATCGAAATTCAAGGCACAGCCGAGTCGGGTAGCTTCTCCCGCTCTCAACTCAACAGCCTCCTCGATTTAGCCGAACAGGGCATCGAACAACTCCTACAGGCTCAAAAAGAAACTCTATCGAGTTAA
- a CDS encoding GlsB/YeaQ/YmgE family stress response membrane protein, which yields MTIISWIVLGLLAGAIAKAIVPGYQGGNWFATMILGIIGAFIGGTLHLFIETGSLELTSADLSIIGVFVAVLGSIIAIYLYGTMSRRRL from the coding sequence ATGACTATCATTTCTTGGATTGTTTTGGGACTACTCGCGGGGGCGATCGCAAAAGCGATTGTTCCTGGATATCAAGGAGGGAACTGGTTTGCCACCATGATCCTGGGTATCATCGGTGCATTTATTGGTGGCACGTTGCACTTATTTATTGAAACGGGAAGTCTGGAACTAACATCAGCAGATTTGAGCATTATTGGTGTGTTTGTTGCTGTTCTCGGGTCAATTATCGCGATTTACCTCTATGGAACCATGTCCCGTAGACGCTTGTAA
- a CDS encoding dihydrolipoamide acetyltransferase family protein, with the protein MSHEIFMPALSSTMTEGKIVSWTKATGDKVEKGETVVVVESDKADMDVESFYDGYLAAILVGDGEVAPVGSTIALLAETEADIPQVQEKAQQQSSSAPAPAPTPAPTPDPAPVAAASSQNGSSSQSSGRLVASPRARKLAKQLKVELSSLQGSGPYGRIVAEDVQQAAGQPVSAPSVTPMMPTAAAPVPMTAPNSSPSPAPVTPGQVVPFNTLQGAVVRNMTASLAVPVFRVGYTITTDALDNLYKQIKSKGVTMTGLLAKAVAVTLQKHPLLYASYTEKGVQYNGNINVSVAVAMPDGGLITPVLQNADQVDIYSLSRNWKDLVARSRSKQLQPEEYNSGTFTLSNLGMFGVDRFDAILPPGQGSILAIGASRPQVVATEDGLMGVKRQMQVNITCDHRIIYGADAAAFLKDLAGLIETNPQSLTL; encoded by the coding sequence ATGAGCCACGAAATTTTCATGCCCGCCCTCAGTTCCACCATGACCGAAGGCAAAATCGTCTCCTGGACGAAAGCCACGGGAGACAAGGTGGAAAAAGGTGAAACGGTTGTTGTCGTTGAATCCGACAAGGCCGATATGGATGTTGAGTCCTTTTACGACGGTTACTTGGCCGCCATCTTAGTCGGTGACGGGGAAGTTGCCCCAGTGGGCAGCACCATTGCCCTGCTCGCAGAAACCGAAGCCGATATTCCCCAAGTTCAAGAAAAAGCGCAACAGCAAAGTTCGTCAGCCCCCGCCCCAGCGCCTACCCCAGCGCCAACCCCTGACCCGGCTCCTGTTGCGGCGGCGAGTAGTCAAAACGGCTCTAGCAGCCAATCCAGTGGTCGCCTCGTTGCCTCTCCTCGGGCCCGCAAGCTGGCGAAACAACTTAAGGTGGAACTAAGCAGCCTGCAAGGAAGTGGCCCCTATGGTCGCATCGTCGCTGAAGATGTGCAACAGGCCGCCGGACAACCGGTTTCTGCCCCCAGCGTTACCCCAATGATGCCCACCGCTGCGGCTCCGGTTCCCATGACGGCTCCTAATAGTAGCCCCAGCCCCGCTCCTGTGACTCCTGGCCAGGTGGTTCCCTTCAATACCCTACAAGGGGCGGTGGTGCGTAATATGACCGCCAGTTTAGCGGTTCCGGTGTTCCGGGTGGGCTATACCATCACCACCGATGCCCTGGATAATCTCTATAAACAAATCAAGTCCAAGGGTGTGACGATGACAGGCTTGTTGGCCAAAGCCGTGGCCGTCACGCTGCAAAAACACCCCCTACTCTATGCCAGCTACACAGAGAAAGGGGTGCAGTATAACGGAAATATCAATGTTTCGGTTGCCGTGGCTATGCCGGATGGGGGCTTGATTACGCCGGTACTGCAAAATGCAGATCAGGTGGATATTTATTCCCTCTCCCGCAATTGGAAAGACCTGGTGGCTCGCTCTCGCAGTAAGCAATTGCAACCGGAAGAGTACAACAGTGGCACCTTCACTCTTTCCAATTTGGGGATGTTTGGAGTCGATCGCTTTGATGCGATTCTGCCCCCTGGACAGGGTTCGATTCTGGCCATTGGTGCGTCTCGCCCCCAAGTGGTGGCTACGGAGGATGGCCTGATGGGCGTTAAACGGCAAATGCAAGTGAACATCACCTGCGACCACCGGATTATTTACGGTGCGGATGCGGCGGCGTTCCTGAAAGATTTAGCCGGGTTAATTGAAACTAATCCTCAATCTCTGACTCTGTAA
- a CDS encoding PEP-CTERM sorting domain-containing protein: protein MNTSFLTKTSLVTAGLTLASLAVGVSPSIAQWNYAIDSFTDGHDASGVVGSNSPFEFYGMALMEDGDNIYIGINSNLSLDGHNFSAASGGVISYGDLFFNFTGDGLDDANGNLFAINFANNTDSGVQEAGVYQNVTGTNVAQQNSGFQHLNHHANTVNNLSVNKTGGGEGARIGDLASNDAYWQSGVNQNYKVINSIASGERIGGINMLEATALASLGLNFNQFGATGTHTFGFSFDRSLLPSGDFIAHIFAECVNDGMAMVGNLADASVVEPQPVPEPASVLGLLAVGGLMLKGKRERSAS, encoded by the coding sequence ATGAATACTTCTTTCTTAACGAAAACTTCTCTCGTCACCGCAGGCTTAACCCTTGCCTCTCTTGCTGTTGGCGTGAGTCCGTCCATAGCTCAATGGAACTATGCGATTGATTCTTTCACCGATGGTCATGATGCCAGTGGAGTTGTTGGAAGCAACAGTCCATTTGAGTTTTATGGCATGGCGCTGATGGAAGATGGAGACAACATCTATATCGGCATTAACTCTAACTTAAGTCTCGATGGTCATAACTTCTCGGCTGCCTCTGGTGGTGTTATTAGCTATGGGGACTTGTTCTTTAACTTCACCGGTGACGGCTTAGATGATGCCAATGGCAACCTCTTCGCGATTAATTTTGCGAACAACACCGATAGTGGGGTGCAAGAGGCAGGCGTTTATCAAAACGTTACCGGAACCAACGTGGCTCAGCAAAACTCTGGATTCCAGCATCTGAACCATCATGCCAACACGGTGAATAATCTTTCCGTGAATAAAACTGGAGGCGGTGAAGGCGCTCGCATTGGTGACCTAGCCAGCAATGATGCGTACTGGCAATCTGGTGTGAATCAAAACTACAAAGTTATCAATTCCATCGCCTCTGGAGAGCGCATTGGTGGCATCAATATGTTAGAAGCCACGGCTCTGGCCAGTTTAGGGTTGAACTTTAACCAGTTCGGCGCAACTGGAACCCATACCTTCGGCTTCAGCTTTGATAGAAGTCTCTTACCCAGTGGAGATTTCATCGCTCACATCTTCGCTGAGTGCGTCAATGATGGGATGGCGATGGTTGGCAATCTCGCCGATGCCAGCGTGGTTGAACCCCAACCAGTTCCCGAACCCGCCTCTGTGTTAGGACTGTTAGCGGTAGGCGGCTTAATGCTCAAAGGGAAACGGGAACGCAGCGCGTCCTAA
- a CDS encoding histidine kinase dimerization/phospho-acceptor domain-containing protein, translating to MLHSSLFPMTEPPQSQSQFTNEQTHEFRTSLNTILMSIELLDDDSLDREERQSYLNFIREATEQMKRILDESL from the coding sequence ATGTTGCACTCTAGTCTCTTTCCCATGACCGAGCCGCCTCAGTCCCAGTCTCAGTTCACCAATGAACAGACTCATGAGTTCCGCACGTCGCTGAACACCATCTTGATGTCCATTGAACTCCTTGATGATGACAGCCTCGATCGCGAGGAACGTCAGAGTTACCTGAACTTCATTCGCGAGGCTACTGAACAGATGAAGCGAATTTTAGATGAATCTCTCTAA
- a CDS encoding lmo0937 family membrane protein: MLNVVWSVVVILLVLWALGFAVNIGGGLVHLLLVLALIGIVYNLVIGRR, encoded by the coding sequence ATGTTAAATGTTGTCTGGTCTGTGGTCGTGATTCTTCTCGTCTTGTGGGCATTAGGGTTTGCGGTCAATATCGGCGGAGGCTTAGTTCATTTGCTTCTGGTTCTGGCGTTGATTGGTATTGTGTATAACCTGGTCATTGGGCGTCGTTAA
- a CDS encoding DUF3536 domain-containing protein, with protein MSADALNANLERSETLTSRNTGVFITVHGHYYQPPRENPYLDAIERQPSASPFHDWNERIHAECYRPNAFARILNDRGEVVDIVNNYEYLSFNIGPTLMNWIAGHDPEVYERIIEGDRCSCERLGGHGNAIAQVYNHIILPLANPRDKRTQIRWGKADFHKHFGRDPEGMWLAETAIDYPTMEALIQEGIQFVILAPSQVQRCRPMATEDNPNPAWYEVGGGQIDPSRPYRCYLKDEDGRPNSERPYLDVFFYDGPISRDMGFNDVLESAYNFAGRLEIAIHGDHRPAQIISVATDGETFGHHKRDKEKCVAYCVTQEFPNRGWTVTNFAHYRSVNPPTWECELKSVTAWSCSHGVDRWQDDCGCGGGGGTQQKWRRPLRDSLDWVRDRLEDVYGREGGRLLRDPWKARDEYISILGDRSRENVAEFLRQHQVRELTASEQIDALRLLEMQRHTLLMYTSCGWFFEEISRPEGTQILRYAARAIELAGQVTGQDIEPEFIAQLAAAPSNVPFFDDGAAVYRHNVKPNQVSIEQIAAHYAISSLFKTYQPEHRVYCYQARQLDYQLQRLGTLTLAVGQAEFSSEITWESVHLTFAVLHLGGLDFHCCIQPFSGRREYRKMKEALFMALESASAAQTILAMNRHFDGQTFGLSDLFAEEEERIIHQLERQTLKRLDRLYGQIYRDNYGVLKALQRNHLNVPRELQVAAEMALNQRCLETVRGLVQQLNRIDEQPVKIDYWMELTAISIEAQTMNCHLNVPEAKQSLEQLIWRSLWHLLHSSEDELGQFSRDERITQITNLVDMGEKLQLGLALDRIQELYYDWLKGAIEDNALRTDDQDLLQLGQVLKVDTHIWLR; from the coding sequence ATGTCCGCAGATGCGTTGAACGCCAACCTGGAGCGTTCCGAGACCTTAACGTCCCGAAATACAGGAGTCTTTATTACCGTTCATGGTCATTACTATCAACCGCCTCGGGAAAATCCTTACCTCGATGCGATCGAACGACAACCGAGTGCTAGTCCCTTCCATGACTGGAATGAACGCATCCATGCTGAATGCTATCGCCCCAACGCCTTTGCCCGCATCTTAAATGATCGCGGCGAAGTGGTGGATATTGTCAACAATTACGAATATCTCAGCTTCAACATTGGGCCCACCCTCATGAATTGGATTGCAGGACATGATCCCGAAGTCTATGAACGGATTATCGAGGGCGATCGCTGCAGTTGCGAACGTCTCGGAGGTCATGGTAATGCGATCGCCCAAGTCTACAACCACATCATCCTGCCCCTTGCTAACCCAAGGGACAAACGCACCCAAATTCGTTGGGGTAAAGCCGACTTCCACAAACACTTCGGCCGCGATCCCGAGGGAATGTGGCTGGCCGAGACGGCCATCGACTATCCCACCATGGAAGCCCTCATCCAAGAAGGCATCCAATTTGTCATCCTCGCCCCCTCCCAGGTACAACGCTGTCGCCCCATGGCCACAGAGGACAATCCGAACCCCGCCTGGTACGAAGTGGGCGGCGGACAAATTGACCCCAGTCGCCCCTATCGCTGTTATCTCAAAGATGAGGACGGACGTCCAAACTCAGAACGCCCCTATCTCGATGTCTTCTTCTATGATGGCCCCATCTCGCGGGATATGGGCTTCAACGATGTCCTCGAAAGTGCCTATAACTTTGCCGGCCGTCTAGAAATTGCCATTCATGGGGATCATCGTCCCGCGCAAATTATTTCCGTCGCCACCGATGGCGAAACCTTTGGCCACCACAAACGGGACAAAGAAAAATGCGTTGCCTACTGCGTCACTCAGGAATTTCCTAATCGCGGCTGGACTGTGACCAACTTTGCCCATTATCGCAGCGTTAATCCCCCCACCTGGGAATGTGAACTCAAATCCGTCACCGCCTGGAGTTGTTCCCACGGCGTCGATCGCTGGCAAGATGACTGCGGCTGTGGCGGAGGTGGCGGAACCCAACAGAAATGGCGGCGGCCCCTGCGGGATAGTCTGGATTGGGTGCGCGATCGCCTCGAAGATGTCTACGGCCGCGAAGGGGGTCGTCTACTGCGAGATCCCTGGAAAGCCCGCGACGAATATATCAGCATTTTGGGCGATCGCAGCCGCGAGAACGTCGCCGAGTTCCTGCGTCAGCATCAAGTCCGAGAACTCACCGCCAGCGAGCAAATCGATGCTCTGCGGCTGCTGGAAATGCAGCGTCACACCCTGCTGATGTACACCAGTTGCGGCTGGTTCTTCGAGGAAATCTCTCGCCCTGAGGGAACGCAAATCCTCCGCTATGCCGCCCGGGCGATCGAACTGGCCGGCCAAGTCACCGGCCAAGATATTGAACCCGAGTTCATCGCCCAACTCGCGGCCGCCCCCTCCAACGTCCCCTTCTTTGACGATGGGGCCGCCGTCTATCGCCATAACGTCAAACCCAACCAGGTCAGCATCGAACAGATCGCCGCCCATTATGCCATCAGTTCCCTATTCAAGACCTATCAACCCGAACATCGTGTTTATTGCTACCAAGCCCGACAACTCGACTATCAACTGCAACGCTTAGGAACCCTCACCCTCGCCGTGGGCCAAGCTGAGTTTAGTTCCGAGATCACCTGGGAGTCCGTCCATCTAACCTTTGCCGTTTTGCACTTGGGGGGTCTAGACTTCCATTGCTGTATCCAACCCTTCTCCGGCCGTCGGGAATACCGCAAAATGAAAGAAGCCCTGTTTATGGCTTTAGAATCCGCCAGTGCCGCCCAAACCATTCTGGCTATGAACCGTCACTTTGACGGTCAAACCTTTGGCCTCTCGGATCTATTCGCCGAGGAAGAAGAACGGATTATTCACCAATTAGAACGGCAAACCCTGAAACGGCTCGATCGCCTCTACGGACAGATCTATCGCGATAACTATGGGGTTCTCAAAGCCCTACAACGCAATCATCTGAATGTCCCCCGAGAACTTCAGGTGGCCGCTGAAATGGCTCTCAATCAACGCTGTCTAGAAACCGTCCGTGGCTTAGTGCAGCAACTCAATCGCATTGATGAGCAACCGGTCAAAATCGACTATTGGATGGAATTAACCGCCATTAGCATCGAAGCCCAAACCATGAACTGTCACCTGAACGTTCCCGAGGCCAAACAGTCCCTAGAACAGTTGATTTGGCGCTCCTTGTGGCATCTATTGCATTCGAGCGAGGATGAGCTGGGTCAGTTCTCTCGTGATGAGAGAATTACGCAAATCACCAATCTGGTTGACATGGGTGAAAAACTGCAATTGGGGTTAGCCCTCGATCGCATCCAGGAACTCTATTATGACTGGCTCAAAGGGGCGATCGAAGACAATGCCCTCCGCACCGATGACCAGGATCTGCTCCAACTCGGTCAGGTTCTGAAAGTCGATACTCACATCTGGCTACGTTAA
- a CDS encoding sterol desaturase family protein — MLSSAVFALAAALILSAYTAGSTELYTDPREYGLWYLGVSYGIGLLLQDTYFYFTHRLFHHPKLFSWLHQGHHRSRYPTPWTSFAFDPLEAVVQALFLVGLVFVLPLHFITVIAVLATMTMWAVLNHLGPDRLPSLFPHHWLGRWLIGPAHHSIHHLKYTVHYGLYFTFWDCLLGSEDLGYRQSIKNLHPPDSKYE, encoded by the coding sequence ATGCTTTCATCTGCGGTGTTTGCCCTAGCGGCGGCATTAATTCTTTCGGCCTATACGGCGGGAAGCACTGAACTCTACACCGACCCACGAGAGTATGGGCTGTGGTATCTCGGGGTCAGCTATGGCATCGGTCTACTTCTGCAAGATACCTATTTTTATTTCACCCATCGTCTATTTCACCACCCTAAGCTCTTTTCCTGGCTCCACCAAGGACATCATCGCTCCCGCTACCCCACTCCCTGGACTTCGTTTGCCTTCGATCCATTAGAGGCTGTTGTTCAGGCACTATTCTTAGTCGGCCTTGTTTTTGTTCTGCCGCTGCATTTCATTACAGTAATTGCGGTGTTGGCCACAATGACCATGTGGGCGGTGCTAAATCATTTGGGCCCAGATCGCCTACCCAGCCTATTCCCACATCATTGGCTAGGGCGGTGGCTGATTGGCCCAGCTCACCACTCGATTCATCATCTTAAATATACGGTTCATTATGGACTTTATTTTACGTTTTGGGATTGTCTGCTGGGTAGCGAAGATCTTGGATACAGGCAAAGTATCAAAAATTTACACCCCCCCGACTCGAAATATGAGTAG
- a CDS encoding CsbD family protein: protein MSIEDRAKATAKDVGGKVEEAVGDLTGNKEAKAKGKSKQAEAKIGHTVEDGKEGVKKAID, encoded by the coding sequence ATGAGTATTGAAGACCGAGCAAAAGCAACCGCTAAAGATGTAGGCGGTAAAGTGGAAGAAGCCGTCGGTGATCTGACTGGCAATAAAGAAGCTAAAGCTAAAGGTAAATCCAAACAAGCTGAAGCTAAAATTGGCCACACCGTAGAAGATGGTAAGGAGGGCGTTAAAAAGGCTATTGACTAG